The Salvelinus sp. IW2-2015 linkage group LG6.2, ASM291031v2, whole genome shotgun sequence genome window below encodes:
- the LOC111965870 gene encoding NKAP-like protein, with amino-acid sequence MPKAPQNEEEHKPPRISEIEREMPKGFVRKTPARGTTISEVAAGMMINARDKTPASRDEEVKKKSKKSKKSEKKKTMKNRKQSASDSSSDGSEEDTNGDLWVERTCIDEHMVGPEAPLTHLSQDDKPLDFGHALLPGEGAAMAEYVKAGKRIPRRGEIGLTSDEIATFEMSGFVMSGSRHRRMEAVRLRKENQIYSVDEKRALASFNQEERGRAKSSPASEKWCTGKLKTKRTN; translated from the exons ATGCCCAAGGCCCCCCAAAATGAAGAAGAGCATAAACCTCCTCGAATttccgagatagagagagaaatgccGAAGGGTTTCGTACGGAAAACCCCCGCGAGAGGTACAACAATCAGCGAGGTGGCGGCAGGAATGATGATCAACGCCAGAGACAAAACGCCTGCATCTCGAG ACGAGGAAGTGAAAAAGAAGAGCAAAAA GTCAAAGAAGTCCGAGAAGAAGAAGACTATGAAGAACCGCAAGCAGTCAGCGAGCGACTCCAGCAGCGACGGGTCAGAGGAGGACACCAACGGGGATCTGTGGGTGGAGAGGACCTGCATCGACGAACACATGGTGGGCCCAGAGGCCCCACTCACCCACCTGTCCCAGGACGACAAGCCTCTCGA TTTTGGTCATGCCCTGCTGCCAGGTGAGGGTGCCGCTATGGCAGAATATGTGAAAGCAGGCAAGCGTATCCCAAGAAGAGGTGAAATCGGGTTGACTAGTGACGAAATCGCAACCTTTGAGATGTCTGGCTTCGTGATGAGCGGTAGCAG ACATCGTCGTATGGAGGCTGTGCGTCTGAGAAAGGAAAACCAGATCTACAGTGTGGATGAAAAGAGAGCCTTGGCATCCTTCAAccaggaggaaagagggagagcaaAATCCTCTCCAGCTTCAGAGAAATGGTGTACAGGAAAACTAAAGACAAAGAGGACAAATTAG
- the LOC111965869 gene encoding transcriptional regulator Kaiso: MSGLKLISATDTRYSGTVLKSMNRQRNNGLFCDVTIIIQDRKFRAHKNILSASSTYFHQLFSVAGQVIELNFIKAEIFEEILNYIYSSKIVRVRSDMLKELINAGQMLGVKFIANLGVPLSQVKGLPGLSKDTENNEVSSVDKNSTEPTMPIITESFSLSAEEFNQTDRSTDQDSDDDIMFVSKTDAIKKCKPSEIIDLDAPETEEASVTKQPGEARPPALTKDQEKTVKAAPHLNSSPQTLRDHSPLNSPMVSPDTSSNIPSSPAVASSCSTSTTPARIGTFIPKLHSTSLPSETPEIIGIHKKQVTLARKGNLKIKLSDVTSPGGLINEAGISIPQAAAAAKKTITLDKASELGSLSPGCKVYANIGENTYDIVPMKDDPGEGDSKNSRGAKRSLMATPLQPFNTSQLPQGALSKKKAKTEQEDHYELIMDGKTFFVCVVCKRPYVCLTSLRRHFNTHSWEKKYPCHYCDKVFALAEYRTKHEIHHTGERRYQCLLCNEMLINYQLLSTHCKQAHNQDPSGRKQKDDTDNNLYRLLPCKTVQFKTYSYETDGSDPRGVPIIQDDGRVQHINPGRGQPNPLPLESTQGKMLNWDDIFVAPEAQPRPAAHAHRPGSHPIQPPPGSSEFEFVIPETY; encoded by the coding sequence ATGTCGGGCCTAAAGCTGATCTCTGCAACTGACACCCGGTATTCAGGAACGGTGCTGAAGTCGATGAATAGACAACGAAATAACGGATTGTTCTGTGACGTGACCATAATTATACAGGACCGTAAATTTCGAGCGCACAAAAACATATTGTCGGCATCGAGTACTTATTTCCACCAACTCTTCTCAGTGGCTGGACAGGTGATTGAGTTGAATTTCATAAAGGCGGAAATCTTTGAGGAAATCCTGAATTACATTTACAGTTCCAAGATTGTCCGCGTTCGCTCTGACATGCTCAAGGAGCTTATCAATGCTGGGCAGATGTTGGGGGTGAAGTTCATTGCGAATTTAGGTGTACCGCTCTCACAAGTCAAGGGCCTACCTGGCCTGTCCAAAGACACGGAAAACAATGAGGTGAGCTCTGTAGACAAGAACAGTACAGAGCCAACGATGCCCATTATCACCGAGTCCTTTTCACTGTCTGCAGAGGAGTTCAACCAGACTGACCGAAGTACGGATCAGGACTCAGACGATGACATTATGTTTGTGTCCAAAACGGACGCCATCAAAAAATGCAAGCCCTCTGAAATCATTGATTTGGATGCACCTGAAACAGAGGAAGCCTCTGTGACAAAGCAACCGGGAGAGGCCAGACCCCCTGCTTTGACAAAGGACCAAGAGAAAACAGTCAAAGCAGCCCCGCACCTCAATAGCTCTCCTCAGACCCTGCGAGACCACAGTCCTCTGAACAGCCCTATGGTGTCCCCTGACACCAGTTCCAATATTCCATCTTCACCTGCTGTAGCATCGTCTTGTAGCACATCCACAACGCCAGCTAGAATTGGCACTTTCATCCCCAAACTCCACAGCACCTCCCTGCCTTCAGAAACCCCAGAGATAATAGGGATCCATAAGAAGCAGGTCACACTCGCTCGAAAGGGCAACTTAAAAATCAAGCTCTCGGATGTGACGTCACCAGGAGGATTAATCAACGAGGCAGGCATTAGCATTCCCCAAGCGGCTGCAGCTGCAAAAAAGACAATCACATTAGATAAGGCCTCGGAGCTCGGCTCACTTTCTCCAGGCTGCAAGGTGTATGCCAATATCGGGGAGAACACATATGACATTGTCCCCATGAAGGACGATCCCGGGGAGGGAGATTCTAAAAACAGTAGAGGGGCAAAGAGGTCTCTGATGGCCACACCTCTTCAACCTTTCAACACCTCTCAACTGCCACAGGGTGCTTTGAGCAAGAAGAAGGCCAAAACCGAGCAGGAAGATCACTATGAGCTCATCATGGACGGGAAGACCTTCTTTGTGTGCGTGGTCTGTAAGCGACCCTACGTGTGCCTGACAAGCCTCCGGCGCCACTTCAACACCCACTCTTGGGAGAAGAAGTACCCATGCCACTACTGTGACAAGGTGTTCGCCCTGGCTGAGTACCGGACGAAACACGAGATCCACCACACGGGTGAGAGGAGGTACCAGTGCCTGCTGTGCAATGAGATGTTAATCAACTACCAGCTACTGTCAACTCACTGCAAACAGGCCCACAACCAAGACCCGTCTGGGAGGAAACAGAAGGACGACACCGACAACAACTTGTACCGCTTGCTCCCTTGCAAAACGGTGCAGTTCAAGACCTACTCATATGAGACGGACGGTTCAGATCCAAGAGGGGTCCCTATTATCCAAGACGATGGGAGGGTCCAGCACATTAACCCTGGAAGGGGGCAGCCCAACCCACTACCGTTAGAGTCCACCCAGGGCAAGATGTTGAACTGGGATGACATATTTGTGGCGCCTGAGGCACAGCCTCGACCAGCTGCACACGCCCACCGACCAGGGAGCCACCCCATCCAACCTCCACCAGGCTCGTCTGAGTTTGAGTTTGTCATACCAGAGACCTACTGA